The Thermobifida halotolerans sequence CCGTGTGCGGGCGGGCCGACCGCCCCGGCTGCCGCACGGCCTCCCGCGCCCCTGGACTCCCCCCACGGACGCCTCAGGCGCCCGGACCGCCTCAGGCCGCGGCGCGCAGCACGAGTTCCTCGTAGGCCTTGGGGTTGTCGGAGCGGATCACCGGCCAGCCGATGCCGTAGGACCCCTGCCAGCCGACGTCGATCCCGGGGTTGGCGTGGTCGGTACCGTCGGGGAGGAACAGGTGCGGGCTGCACACGACCCGGTCGGTCCGCGCGATCGCGGCCTGCTCCGACAGCGCCCGCCGGGCCCTGCCGTCGTCCAGCGCCTCGGCGAGGCGGTCCACGTCGACCGCCCCGGTGGCCTCCGCGGCGTCGAGGATGACCTTGCGGTGGCTGATGCAGCGCGACTCCGCCCAGAAGGCCCGCCGCAGGGCGAGGTCGAGCTGTTCGGAGGCGCGCGTGCCCTGTTCCTTGGCCGCCTGGACGGCCTCCAGGGCGGGCAGCGTCGTCGAGGGGTAGAGCCAGTCCTTGGCCTGCCACAGCTGCCAGCCGGCCTCGGGTTCCAGCGCCGCCATCCGACCGACCTCGCTGTCGGTTCCCGGGCGCGGGCTGGGGGCGTCGTTGAGCAGTTCCAGCGGGAAGGCGCGGTGGTCGAAACTCACCCGCTCCTCCAACCCGAGGCGGGCCCGGGCCTCGTGCAGGCGGTGGACGCCGATGTGCGCGAACGAGCACCAGATGTCGGAGAAGACGACGATGACGCCCGGGGGCGGGGTGAGCTGTGCTGCGGGCATGGTGGGATCCTCCGTCGGGATGTGTCGGGTCAGCGGTTCGTCTCGTGGGCGTCGAGTGCGGCTTCGAGGTCGAGGTCGGCTCCGGGCAGCCACTGCGGCAGCGAGGGGATCTCCGCCATGGCGTCGACCAGGGCGTCCACACGGCCCTCCACCGCGGGGCCGTGCGCGCTCAGCAGCCGGGCCGCCCGCAGGTCGCGCACCTCGGCGAGGACGCGGAGGAACCGGTCGGGGTCGACCAGCCGCGTCCACGGGGCGATGGCCCGGTTGAGCACGGCGAAGCCCTCGAAGAACTCCTTCTCCGGCAGGTCCTCCAGACGGTTTCCGATCCCCGGGACGACGGTGCCGAAGCTGTCGGAGCTGAAGAGAGTGGCGTCGGTGTGCTCGAAGACGGCGAGGGTGCCCGGCGAGTCGAAGGTCGGCGGCCGGAGGAAGCTGAACTCCCGGTCGCCCGCGCGCAGGCGGCCCCCCGGGTTCACCGTCACGACGCGGTCCGGCGGAATCCGGAACTCCTCCGACAGCCGGGTCAGCGAGATGGCGTTGGTGACCAGGGTGGCCCGGGGCGCGGCTTCGAGAATCCGCATGAGGCTTCCGGTGTGATCCCGGTCGTCGTGGGTGACGATCACCCAGCGCAGGTCCTCCGGGTCGATCAGCGGCCACAGCGTCGCTTCGAAGTCCTCCCGGTCGACGGGCATTCCGGCGTCGATCAGCACCGGTTCGCCGCCGCGGAGCAGGAACGCGTTCACCGGTTGCAGGCCGAGGTCGGGGATGGGCAGTTCCGAGGGCAGGGCGTGGATGTCCGGGCCCGCCAGGTAGGGCTCTCTCATCGTTCCTCCGTTGGGGTCAGAGCAGTTGGATCGCCAGGGAGCCCGCGAGCAGCAGGACCAGACCGGTGACGCGGGGGACGTTCATCGGGCGCCTGGGCATCCGGAACAGGCCGTAGTGGTCGATGGCGGCGGAGGTGAGCTGCTGGCCGGTCACGGTGAGGGCGATCGTGACGGCGGCGCCGATGACGGGGATCGCCAGGAACGTGCCGGTCACGTATCCGGCGGCGCAGGCGGCGCCGAGCCATCCCCACCACGGCATGCTCCGCAGCGGCGCCAGTCGGGGGCGCGGGGTGCGTCCGGTCGTGTACAGCACCAGCAGCACGGCCACGATCGTGGCAGTGGCCACGGTGAAGCTGACCAGGGCGACGGCGAGCGGCTCGCCGAGTTCGCCGCGCAGGCGGGCGTTGACCGCTCCCTGCACCGGCAGCACCGCGCCCGCCAGGATGCCCAGCAGGATCCAGCCGACGCGGCCCACCCCGGAGGGCGCCCCGCCGCCGGGCGCGGGCGCGGGGGGCGGGGCGGGAGAGCCGCCCGCCCCCCGGTCGCCGACCGCCGCGGCCGCGGGCGCGGGCGCGGGTACGGCTGTGGCCGCGGCGCGCTTCTGGCCCTGGATGATGACGACGATTCCGACCAGGACCGCGACGGCTCCGATCACCATCCCCGCGTCGAGCGGTCTGCGTTCCACGCCCAGCAGCCCGAGCAGGTCGAGGCCGAGGGAGGCGAACATCTGCCCCGCGACGAACAGTCCGACGGAGGCCACCGCGCCCAGGCGCGGGAACAGCAGGATTCCGCAGGTGATGTAGAAGGGGCTGGCCAGGCCGCCGAGGAGGTGCCAGCCCGTCGCCTCGGGCAGGCGGCCCAGCGCGCCCAGGGCGCCGACGGCCAGGGCGAGGACGGCGAGCAGTCCGGTCGCGAGCGCCAGTTGGATCGTCGACGCGCCGTAGGGCGTACCGACCGCTTTGTTGAGTTGGAGGTTCGCCGAGGCCTGAACGGCCAGCAGGCAGCCGATCAGCAGCGCCACAGCGAGAAGAGCGGTGTACATGACTCTCCCGGACACACTAAATGGACATTGTGTCCGTTTAATCTAAGCTGCCACCTGGTAAGCGGTCAACATGTCCACTTAGTGTTGGATGGTTTGTAGGATGAGGTTCATGAACGACGGCGACGAGCACGGCCGACCGGTCTTCCTGGATCTTCTGGAGGCGAGTCCGATCCCGGACGGCGCCGCGCCGACCGGTCCGGGCCGGGGCCACGGCACGCGGGGGTCACCGGGCGCCGCCGGGACACGCGGCAGGGAGCGGGCCGACGCGGCGCGCAACCGCGCGCGGATCCTGGCCGCCGCCGAGCAGTTGTTCGCCGAGGTCGACCCGCGCACGGTCACCATGGCCCAGATCGCCGAGGCCGCCGGGGTGGGCCGGGCCACCCTCTACCGGCGCTTCCCCACCCCCGCCGCCGTCGCGGTGGCACTCCTCGACGAGCACGAGCGCCGCCTCCAGGGGGCGATGCTGCACGGCCCGCCGCCGCTCGGCCCCGGCGCGCCGCCCGCCGAACGGCTGGCCGCCTTCTACACCGCAGCCGTCGACCTGCTGGAACGCCACCTTCCGCTGGCGCTGGGCGCGGAGACGGGGCAGCAGCGGTTCGCCACCGGCGCCTACGGGTTCTGGCGCGCCCACGTGCGCGCCCTGCTCGCGGCGGCGGACACCCCGGACCCGGACGCGCTCGTCGACGTGCTGCTCGGCCCGCTCGACCCGGAGCTGTACCGCCACCAGCGCCACACCGCGGGCCTGTCCCGCGAACGGATCACCCGCGCGCTGGGCCTGCTGGCCCGGCGCGTCCTCGGCTGACGCGACACGCGCCCCCGCCCCGGAGCCCCGGTGGCCCCGGGAACAGGTCGTGCTCCCTGAAGGTCACCCGCTTTCCGCGACCCCGGCCAGGAACTCCATCGCCCCCGGAACGTCGAGGGCCCGCGCGGCGTAGGAGCGGGACAGCAGGTCCTCCCCCAGGTAGTGGTCGTACTTGTGGCGGCGCTTGTCGGCGACCATCCGGGCCAGCTCCACGGGATCGGGAGGTCCGGCCGCCACCAGGTGCTGCGCGACGGCGCGGAGCCGGCTCCGGTCCATGTCCGGCACCGTTACGAGCGCCCCGGCGTGCGCCGCCCTGACTCCCACCCGGCGCAGCAGGTGGCAGATGGTCTCGGCGACCCGGTCCCCCCGCCACGGGAACAGCAGCGACTCCCCGTCGTACTCGTGGACGTACGCGTCGTCCAGACCCATCTTCCGGAATGCCGCGCGCCCCTCCTCCAGCAGGATCGCCCCCGCCTCGTCGAGATAGCGGGGCACGTCCGCGCCGAGGTACACCTCCCGCATGCGCTGCCGGACCCCGTCGCCGACCGGAACGGGCGACCCGACGAACCCGGGGGGCACGGCCTCGCCCCGGGCCGGGACGACGAGCACACGGCGTTCCGCGGGTTTCACCTCCACCACCTGCCAGGAGCGTCCACCGAACGCCAGCAGCGCCCCCGCGTCCACGGCCGGGCTGATCGGCATGGTGCCCATGTCGCCGTCGGCGGTGGCGATCGCGTACTCCTCGGCCGTGTCGAACGCCGAGTAGAACGAGTAGTGGTTGAGCAGCAGCTCCCCCACTTTCCCGGGTAGCAGCAGGCCACCGCGCTCCTGGGTGACCAGTTCGCGTTCCCCGAGGGCGCGCAGCAGGTCCGCGAAGGTCCGCTCGTCCATGCCCGGGAACGCGCCCTCAACGCACAGCTCCCGGTACAGCCGCAGCGCGCTCGCTCCACTGCGCTGGGCGAGCACCGACAGGACCTGCTGTACCAGTGTGGACAGGTGCGGCGTCTCCAGGTCGGGGGGTTCGCACCAGCGGCGCAGCAGCAGTTCCACCATGGCCACGGTCTGCACCAGGTCGAGACGCAGCCGCTCCACCGGGGTCTCGGGCAGGCTCTGCTCGGTGACGTACACGTACAGCTTCGCGGGCGCGCCGCTCCGCCCGGAGCGGCCGAGCCGCTGCCGCAGCCCCGCCACGGTGGGGGGCGCACCGAGCTGCACGACCGTGTCCACCCAACCCACGTCGATGCCGAGCTCCAGGGTGGCGGTGCACACGACCGTGGCGGGTGACGACCGGTTCTTCAACCGCTGCTCGGCGTGGGCGCGCAGCTCCGCCGAGAGCGAGCCGTGGTGGGGGGTGAAGGGATTGGGCAGCCGATCCTGTTCGGCGAGCGCCGACAGGGCGGCGGCGCAGCTCTCCGCCTCTGCCCGCGAGTTGACGAACACCATGTTGTGCCCGGTGCGCACCACCTGGTACAGGTGCTCAACGGCCGCGTCGCACGCCCCGCCTCCGGTCTCCTCCCGCAGGTCCGCCACGTAGCCACGCACCTGGAGCAGCAGTTCCTTGCCCGCTCCCCGGTCCTCCACGACCGCGACCCGCTCGCCCTCTCCGGAGCGGAGGAACTCGGCGGCGGCCCGCAGGTCCGCGAGGGTCGCGGACAGCCCGATCCGGGCGGCCCGATGACCCGCCGCGTGTTCCAGCCGGTGCATCAGGGAGCGCAGTTGCGCGCCGCGCGCGGTGCCGAGGAAGGCGTGCAGTTCGTCGACGACGATGTAGCGCAGGTCGGCGAAGAGCCGCGCCACCGTGGAGCCGCGCGTGACGAACATCGCCTCCAGCGACTCGGGGGTGATCAGCAGGATGCCGGAGGGCTCCTCGCGCAGCCGGTCCTTCTGCGCCGCACCGATGTCGCCGTGCCAGGCGGTGACCGGCACCCCGATCCGCGCGCACAGGTCGGTGAGGCGCGTGTGCTGGTCGTTGATGAGCGCCTTGAGCGGGCTCAGGCACACCGCCTGGATACCGGTGGTCTCACCGTGTTCGGCGTCGCGGGCCAGCACCGAGCACACGGGCAGGAACACCGCCTCGGTTTTGCCTCCGGCGGTCGCCGCGGCCAGGAGCACGTCGGTGTCGCCGCCGACGATCGGCCGGATGGCCTGCTCCTGGATGGGGCGCAGGCTGGTCCAGCGCTGTTCCCAGACCCAGCGCTGGACCCCCCGGTGCAGCAGCGCGAACGCGTCCGGTGCCGTCGTCTCAGAGCCGGAAGGAGGCGAGGGGCGAGTCATTGTCCACGTCGTCCTTGGCGGCCAGCGGCTGCAGGTCGGGGTTGGTCTCCTCGACGATCTCCACGTTCGGCAGCAGGGTGCGCCAGTCGGCGCCCTCGTTCTGCGCCAGCACGTCCATGAGGCCGATGAACTGCTTGATGGTGCTGCGCGGGGTGCGGAAGTAGGCGTCGCCGACCCGTTCCGCGCAGTGCCGCATGAACGCCTCGATCGCCTCGTCGGGCAGCGGGTACTTCTCGGGGTCGCCGCCCGCGTAGACGTGCCGGACCTTGCGCAGCAGCTCGTAGAAGTGCTCCTTGGTGAAGTGGCTGAGCCGCAGCACCGGGCCGTGGTAGTCGACGAGCCCGCCGGTGGCGTAGGGGTTCTCCTCCAGCCGGGAGCGCAGCGCCTCGTAGGAGTACAGGCCGCGCAGCGGGTCCTCCAGGAACTCGGGGGTGCCGCCGAACAGGAAGCCGATGTGCTCGGCGCGGCCCTGCTGGGTGTCGTTGACGATGTTGAGGATCTGCTCGTAGTTGGCGACCCGCGACCCCTTGTGGGTGAGCTTGTAGAGGTTGACGAGTTCGTCGAAGCAGACCAGCAGCCCCCGGTACCCGGCCATGGTGGTGAAGGCCGCCATGAGTTTGAGGTGGTCGAACAGGGAGCGGTCGTCGATGATCTCGCTGACGCCCAGGTCGCGGGCGGCCTCGGTCTTCTTCGCGTACTCGGCGCTGAGCCAGCGCAGGGTGTGCGCGCGCAGTTCCTCGTCCTGGTTGACGTGGGAGCGCCAGTAAGCCTCGATGACCTTGGCGAAGCTCGGTCCGCCGGGGAACTCGCGCAGCCCCCACAGGCGCTCGCTCAACTGCTGTTCGACGGTGGTGCCAGTGGCTTCGGCGTCGCGCCGCACCTGGGTCACGAACTGCTCGACGACGGTGGTGAGCGCCTGGCCACCGGGCTTGGCGCGGGTCGCCATGTTCGCCATGAGGGTGGAGTACAGCTTGCGGGCCCGCCCCTGGCTGCCCTGGAGGCGGCGGTCGGGGGTGAGGTCGGCGTGGACGGTGACCAGTTTCTCCTGGTGGGCGACGGAGCGCACGAGGTGCAGGAAGAACGTCTTTCCGGAGCCGTAGTCCCCGATGACGAACCGTACCGCGCCCGCTCCGCTCCTGACCTGCTTGATGCTGGTGTGCAGGGCTTCGAGTTCCCTGCCCCGTCCAACCTGGATGAGGTGGGCGCCGCGGTGCGGGACGACGCCGTTGCGCAGCGCGTCGAGCAGGGGACCCTTGTCCCGACTGCGGATGGGGAGGGGGGTCGCGGGGGCTTCGGTCACTGGGTCATCTCCTCGAAGATCACCGTGCGCACGGTGACGTGGTCTTCTCTTTCGTTGATCACGGCGGTACCGGTCAGGTCCAGCGCGGCCTCGTTGATCTCGTCGATCGCCTCGTACATGTCCATCCCGTACCAGCGCGCGAGCCGGGCGACGTCGGCTGGGCTCCATCGTTCCCGGGTGGCGAGGTCGATGAGCAGCGCGGCGTGGCGCTGGTCGAGTCCATTCACCGATTCAGTCGTTTCTGCGGGGGGTTTCACGTTGAGGAGGAACACGTCGACGTCAACCGCCCCCAGGGCGGTTTTTTCAGGTTGTGGGGCAATCCCCCTATAGCTCAACCGCAGCCGGAACACGGCCTCCTGACCGAGTATTCGGTGCGCGCCGAGCAGGAAGGACGTCTGGTCGTCGGTGATCTTTCCACCGCTCTCGGCGACACCAAGCAGTAAATCGCCGATTTTCTCCCGGTCACGCAAGGGAAGTTCAGCAAGACTGCGGCAAAGAGTGATGGGCGCTTTTCTGGCCGTGGACACGTACTCGTGGAGGTACAACTTCTGCCATTCCTCCTCGGCCAGGTCGACGAGGGTTTCGATGGCGCGCGCGACCGCCAGGCGGTGTTCCACGGTCAATGGCCCGTCCAGCGCCGCCAACTGAGCGGCGAGGTCCGCGAAGTCCCGGACGGTCTTCACGTGCTGTGCTGCCGGTTCGGAGGCCTTGGCCGGTGGTGCGGCGGGTTCCCGGGGGGCTTCGGCGGTCCGGGGTGTCGTCCAGTCGACGACTGTGGGCCGTTCCCCACCGGTCACCGCCACGGCCGCCGGGCGGCGCGGGGCCGTCCCCTCGCAGATCTCCCGCACTCGGCGTATGAGATCCTCCGGCGGAGGAAGCTGCGCCACGTCCGGTACTCCCCGCACCGGAAACCGCACCTCGCCCAATCCAGGGCAGGAAGCCTGGTAGACGTATTCGATTTCAGGAACTTTCGCCACCGTGTCCGGATCGAACCGGTACGGCAGCCGGTAATTCCAGAAAGGTGCCAGCTTCCGGTACCTCTCGGGATCATCGGGACGCAGGTGGTACAGCACCCACTCCAGCGCCCATTCCGCACTGGGGAACTGACCTTCCTGAGCCAGGAGCCCGAGGGTCAGCCGAAAATTAAACGGAGGAGTTCCGCTCTTGGGAGAATATCGGGAAGGCGCGTGCGGCCGTCTCGGATGTCTTCCTTCCGTCAGGTCGACAAGAGTGGTCAGTTTCCGTGTCTGGGCAGCAAATTTTGCGTCCACCCAGTGGAGGAGGTATGGCTTTTCCAATTCCTCGCGCAGCTTTGGAGGAACCTGCGCCAGCCCTTCTCTGGGAGCACGGACGCTCTCCACAATTCGACGTTCCAGGCCGTTGCGGAACAGACGAGCGAAGACTCCTGGGATGA is a genomic window containing:
- a CDS encoding DEAD/DEAH box helicase, encoding MTRPSPPSGSETTAPDAFALLHRGVQRWVWEQRWTSLRPIQEQAIRPIVGGDTDVLLAAATAGGKTEAVFLPVCSVLARDAEHGETTGIQAVCLSPLKALINDQHTRLTDLCARIGVPVTAWHGDIGAAQKDRLREEPSGILLITPESLEAMFVTRGSTVARLFADLRYIVVDELHAFLGTARGAQLRSLMHRLEHAAGHRAARIGLSATLADLRAAAEFLRSGEGERVAVVEDRGAGKELLLQVRGYVADLREETGGGACDAAVEHLYQVVRTGHNMVFVNSRAEAESCAAALSALAEQDRLPNPFTPHHGSLSAELRAHAEQRLKNRSSPATVVCTATLELGIDVGWVDTVVQLGAPPTVAGLRQRLGRSGRSGAPAKLYVYVTEQSLPETPVERLRLDLVQTVAMVELLLRRWCEPPDLETPHLSTLVQQVLSVLAQRSGASALRLYRELCVEGAFPGMDERTFADLLRALGERELVTQERGGLLLPGKVGELLLNHYSFYSAFDTAEEYAIATADGDMGTMPISPAVDAGALLAFGGRSWQVVEVKPAERRVLVVPARGEAVPPGFVGSPVPVGDGVRQRMREVYLGADVPRYLDEAGAILLEEGRAAFRKMGLDDAYVHEYDGESLLFPWRGDRVAETICHLLRRVGVRAAHAGALVTVPDMDRSRLRAVAQHLVAAGPPDPVELARMVADKRRHKYDHYLGEDLLSRSYAARALDVPGAMEFLAGVAESG
- a CDS encoding MBL fold metallo-hydrolase encodes the protein MREPYLAGPDIHALPSELPIPDLGLQPVNAFLLRGGEPVLIDAGMPVDREDFEATLWPLIDPEDLRWVIVTHDDRDHTGSLMRILEAAPRATLVTNAISLTRLSEEFRIPPDRVVTVNPGGRLRAGDREFSFLRPPTFDSPGTLAVFEHTDATLFSSDSFGTVVPGIGNRLEDLPEKEFFEGFAVLNRAIAPWTRLVDPDRFLRVLAEVRDLRAARLLSAHGPAVEGRVDALVDAMAEIPSLPQWLPGADLDLEAALDAHETNR
- a CDS encoding DsbA family oxidoreductase; protein product: MPAAQLTPPPGVIVVFSDIWCSFAHIGVHRLHEARARLGLEERVSFDHRAFPLELLNDAPSPRPGTDSEVGRMAALEPEAGWQLWQAKDWLYPSTTLPALEAVQAAKEQGTRASEQLDLALRRAFWAESRCISHRKVILDAAEATGAVDVDRLAEALDDGRARRALSEQAAIARTDRVVCSPHLFLPDGTDHANPGIDVGWQGSYGIGWPVIRSDNPKAYEELVLRAAA
- a CDS encoding DMT family transporter, whose translation is MYTALLAVALLIGCLLAVQASANLQLNKAVGTPYGASTIQLALATGLLAVLALAVGALGALGRLPEATGWHLLGGLASPFYITCGILLFPRLGAVASVGLFVAGQMFASLGLDLLGLLGVERRPLDAGMVIGAVAVLVGIVVIIQGQKRAAATAVPAPAPAAAAVGDRGAGGSPAPPPAPAPGGGAPSGVGRVGWILLGILAGAVLPVQGAVNARLRGELGEPLAVALVSFTVATATIVAVLLVLYTTGRTPRPRLAPLRSMPWWGWLGAACAAGYVTGTFLAIPVIGAAVTIALTVTGQQLTSAAIDHYGLFRMPRRPMNVPRVTGLVLLLAGSLAIQLL
- a CDS encoding TetR/AcrR family transcriptional regulator, which codes for MNDGDEHGRPVFLDLLEASPIPDGAAPTGPGRGHGTRGSPGAAGTRGRERADAARNRARILAAAEQLFAEVDPRTVTMAQIAEAAGVGRATLYRRFPTPAAVAVALLDEHERRLQGAMLHGPPPLGPGAPPAERLAAFYTAAVDLLERHLPLALGAETGQQRFATGAYGFWRAHVRALLAAADTPDPDALVDVLLGPLDPELYRHQRHTAGLSRERITRALGLLARRVLG
- a CDS encoding ATP-binding protein codes for the protein MTEAPATPLPIRSRDKGPLLDALRNGVVPHRGAHLIQVGRGRELEALHTSIKQVRSGAGAVRFVIGDYGSGKTFFLHLVRSVAHQEKLVTVHADLTPDRRLQGSQGRARKLYSTLMANMATRAKPGGQALTTVVEQFVTQVRRDAEATGTTVEQQLSERLWGLREFPGGPSFAKVIEAYWRSHVNQDEELRAHTLRWLSAEYAKKTEAARDLGVSEIIDDRSLFDHLKLMAAFTTMAGYRGLLVCFDELVNLYKLTHKGSRVANYEQILNIVNDTQQGRAEHIGFLFGGTPEFLEDPLRGLYSYEALRSRLEENPYATGGLVDYHGPVLRLSHFTKEHFYELLRKVRHVYAGGDPEKYPLPDEAIEAFMRHCAERVGDAYFRTPRSTIKQFIGLMDVLAQNEGADWRTLLPNVEIVEETNPDLQPLAAKDDVDNDSPLASFRL